One window of the Etheostoma spectabile isolate EspeVRDwgs_2016 chromosome 16, UIUC_Espe_1.0, whole genome shotgun sequence genome contains the following:
- the mrrf gene encoding ribosome-recycling factor, mitochondrial: protein MALNHLSVLRPLLCQSLVRQVRSPLVATSRVRAPLLCPSTTHYSPCTRLYATKKAKAKAKGQTAKVNINSALVEDIISLDEVKGDMTAVLNALKDDFTRNLSIRTSPGALDHIVVTTQDGKFPLNQLGQVSMKSPQLIMVNMSSFPEAIVAATHALRQSSMNLNPEVDGMIIKVPVPKVTREHRENLAKLAKQFGNKAKDSLRKVRSNAVTQVKKTKEGHSEDTIRLVEKQIQQMADNIAEDIDKQLAAKTKELLG, encoded by the exons ATGGCTTTGAACCACCTGAGTGTGCTGCGCCCCCTGCTGTGTCAGTCCCTGGTGCGACAGGTCAGGTCTCCCCTTGTGGCCACCTCCAGGGTCCGTGCACCACTTCTGTGCCCCAGCACCACCCACTACTCCCCCTGCACCAGGCTCTATGCCACCAAGAAGGCTAAAG CCAAAGCAAAGGGCCAGACAGCTAAGGTGAATATTAATTCGGCTCTAGTTGAAGACATCATCAGTCTGGATGAAGTGAAGGGGGACATGACAGCTGTTCTCAATGCACTCAAAGATGACTTCACACGCAACCTCAGCATCCGAACCTCGCCAG GTGCTCTGGATCACATTGTGGTGACGACACAAGATGGGAAGTTCCCTCTCAACCAACTGGGACAGGTCTCCATGAAATCCCCTCAGCTCATTATGGTCAACATGAGCAGTTTCCCAGAG gcaattgt CGCTGCCACCCATGCCCTCAGACAGAGTAGCATGAACCTTAACCCAGAGGTGGACGGGATGATCATCAAGGTGCCCGTTCCAAA AGTAACGCGGGAACATAGAGAAAACCTTGCCAAGCTGGCCAAACAGTTCGGCAACAAGGCTAAAGACTCACTAAGGAAAGTGCGATCTAATGCTGTCACACAGGTCAAAAAGACCAAGGAAGGACACTCGGAGGACACCATACGACTCGTGGAAAAACAG ATTCAGCAGATGGCGGACAACATTGCAGAGGACATTGACAAACAGCTTGCTGCCAAGACCAAGGAGCTGTTAGGCTGA